Below is a window of Frankiaceae bacterium DNA.
GCGCGGTGGTCCGCGCGGCCGCGGACGCGAACACGGGTGACGCCCTGCACGTACGCCTCGCGGACGGCGCGCTCGACGTCACTGTCGTCGGGCCAGCTCCAGGTGCGGCGGCTCGCTGAAGCCGTACGACCGGTACAGCGGCGCGCCGTACTGGGTCGCGTGCAGATCGATCCGCGTCACGCCCTTCTCCTCGAACCACGCCAGCAGCGCGCCGAACACCTCGCGCGCGTGCCCGCACCGCCGCGCCGAGGGGTCGGTCGCCATGGACTGGACGTAGCCGTGCAGGCCGCTCGGGTTGCGCGGGCCCGGAAGCCGCTGCTCGACCATGCCGACGCCGCCGGCGACGAGGCGGCCGCCGTCCTCGACGACGTACG
It encodes the following:
- a CDS encoding GNAT family N-acetyltransferase; its protein translation is MPLRRATPDDAPDLVRLRRVMYDAMDVDHSSPEWAASCEAVLRERLASGEMAAYVVEDGGRLVAGGVGMVEQRLPGPRNPSGLHGYVQSMATDPSARRCGHAREVFGALLAWFEEKGVTRIDLHATQYGAPLYRSYGFSEPPHLELARRQ